From the Roseibium sp. HPY-6 genome, one window contains:
- a CDS encoding XRE family transcriptional regulator — MTEKKIQIKLKAARQNAGLSLSQTAEMTGVSKAMLHQIERGDSSPTIATLWKLAKGFHLPLTAFIEDLVQPIETFTPAQSDLIRFPGSVGFQTIFPFDPVFGSETFVVTLEAGQTHTSNPHDAGVVEDVYVVTGEMEVLSEGRWKLCRCGDGIRFPADQPHGYRNLSGATAQFHNTLHYPKTSLFGTDTETEGKP, encoded by the coding sequence ATGACCGAAAAGAAAATTCAAATCAAGCTCAAGGCAGCCAGGCAAAACGCGGGACTAAGCCTGTCGCAGACCGCGGAAATGACCGGCGTCAGCAAGGCAATGCTTCATCAGATCGAGCGTGGTGATTCCAGTCCGACGATTGCGACCCTTTGGAAGCTGGCAAAGGGGTTTCATCTGCCCCTCACGGCATTCATCGAAGACCTTGTTCAGCCGATTGAAACCTTCACCCCTGCACAGAGCGACCTCATTCGGTTCCCGGGAAGCGTCGGATTTCAAACGATATTTCCCTTCGACCCGGTGTTTGGTTCGGAAACGTTTGTTGTCACGCTTGAAGCGGGGCAAACCCATACTTCAAATCCGCACGATGCCGGTGTGGTCGAGGATGTCTATGTGGTAACGGGAGAAATGGAGGTCTTGTCGGAAGGTCGATGGAAGCTGTGCCGCTGCGGTGATGGAATCAGGTTTCCAGCAGACCAGCCTCACGGATACCGCAACTTGAGCGGTGCGACCGCCCAGTTTCACAATACATTGCACTATCCGAAGACGAGCCTGTTTGGAACCGACACGGAAACCGAAGGCAAGCCCTGA
- a CDS encoding pitrilysin family protein → MAQVASAEVDTTGSSGLMIAPNLESFTLENGLQVIVIPDRRAPVATHMIWYKVGSADEPEGQSGVAHFLEHLMFKGTENYPDGAFSKMIAERGGQENAFTSLDYTAYFQKVAKEHLRLMMMLEADRMENLVLTDEIVDPERDVVLEERRSRVDSEPGSRLREAMNAITFVNHPYGSPVIGWQSEIEALNKEAAIAFYDRFYTPNNAVVVVAGDVEVDEVRKMAAETYGEVPRRAEPGERVRPTEPPLSGERRIAVSDPRVRQETISQTWVVPSRSTGGGRTPEALDVLSYILGEGPSSRLHKSLVLEQEAAIGAGAYYQSQALDDGRFGIYAAPRPGRTLMDMERLISKELEKLLETGVTEEEVTRAKNTMIASAIYAQDSQSGLARLFGGALTTGQTVKDVQSWPAQINAVTPQDVLDAARTYLTGTPVFGELRFEQPTEPEAALTNAAKTNDKS, encoded by the coding sequence TTGGCACAGGTTGCCAGTGCTGAAGTCGACACGACGGGTTCCAGCGGACTTATGATCGCCCCCAACCTTGAGAGCTTTACGCTTGAAAACGGTCTGCAGGTGATTGTCATTCCGGACCGTAGAGCGCCGGTCGCCACGCACATGATCTGGTACAAGGTCGGTTCGGCGGATGAACCCGAGGGCCAGTCGGGGGTCGCCCATTTTCTTGAACACCTCATGTTCAAAGGAACGGAAAACTATCCCGACGGAGCCTTTTCCAAAATGATCGCCGAGCGCGGCGGTCAGGAAAACGCTTTCACTAGCCTCGACTACACCGCCTACTTCCAGAAAGTCGCAAAAGAGCATCTTCGACTGATGATGATGCTCGAGGCAGACCGGATGGAAAACCTGGTTCTGACCGATGAGATCGTCGACCCTGAACGCGATGTCGTTCTGGAAGAACGCCGGAGCCGCGTCGATAGCGAGCCAGGTTCCCGCCTGCGGGAAGCCATGAACGCCATCACTTTCGTGAACCACCCCTATGGTTCGCCCGTCATCGGCTGGCAAAGTGAAATTGAAGCGCTCAATAAGGAAGCAGCTATCGCATTTTACGACCGCTTCTATACGCCCAACAACGCAGTCGTGGTGGTCGCAGGCGACGTCGAGGTGGACGAGGTTCGCAAGATGGCCGCCGAAACCTATGGCGAGGTGCCACGACGCGCTGAACCGGGTGAACGCGTACGTCCGACCGAACCGCCCCTTTCCGGCGAACGCCGCATTGCTGTTTCGGACCCCCGTGTCCGGCAGGAAACCATTTCCCAGACCTGGGTTGTTCCGAGCCGCTCGACTGGCGGAGGCCGGACGCCGGAAGCACTCGATGTCCTCTCGTACATTCTTGGCGAAGGTCCCTCGAGCCGGCTTCACAAGTCTCTTGTCCTCGAACAGGAAGCCGCGATTGGAGCCGGTGCCTACTACCAGAGCCAGGCGCTCGATGACGGGCGTTTCGGTATCTATGCCGCACCACGCCCGGGCCGCACATTGATGGATATGGAACGCCTCATATCCAAGGAGTTGGAGAAACTTCTCGAAACGGGCGTTACGGAAGAAGAAGTTACACGCGCAAAGAATACGATGATCGCGAGCGCCATCTACGCGCAGGACAGCCAGTCCGGTCTTGCCCGCCTCTTCGGAGGAGCATTGACGACCGGTCAGACGGTCAAGGATGTGCAGAGCTGGCCCGCACAGATCAATGCCGTAACACCGCAAGACGTTCTCGACGCGGCCCGGACCTATCTGACCGGGACGCCGGTTTTTGGCGAGTTGCGGTTCGAGCAACCGACCGAGCCGGAAGCCGCCCTGACAAATGCAGCAAAAACAAACGACAAGTCCTGA
- a CDS encoding pitrilysin family protein, protein MAQRFPFHKTAAIAAAALVAFLAFSRIAQAVEVQKVISPEGIEAWLVEDHTVPIIAMNFSFDGGSTQDPVGKEGLTRLLAASLDEGAGELSSEEFQGRMEELAVSIGFNTGRDRFYGSLRTLSPTLTEASDLLALAVNEPRFDEAPVDRMKTQLKTQIKRNESDPNAIAGRSLAGAMFGNHLYARPTLGTAKTLAALEKSDLQMQHGKLLSKQGLTIGVVGAINAETLAPILDKVFAGLPEQTDLTAVSDLELLSGETIHRELSVPQTTILLAVPGLMRDDPDYQAAYVMNHILGGGTFTSWMYQEVREKRGLSYGASTSLSPYRHTGLLIGSAATKTERAKETVGVMLEQLERMATTGPSNAELDAAKRFITGSYALRFDSSGKIARQLVALQNAGLGIDYFDRRNSEIDAVTLEDVQRVAKRLLAENKPTIITVGQEQG, encoded by the coding sequence ATGGCCCAGAGATTCCCTTTTCACAAAACTGCGGCCATAGCCGCTGCCGCACTCGTCGCGTTTCTTGCGTTTTCTCGTATCGCGCAGGCCGTTGAAGTCCAGAAGGTTATCAGCCCCGAAGGCATTGAAGCCTGGCTTGTGGAAGACCATACGGTTCCCATCATTGCGATGAATTTTTCCTTCGACGGAGGCTCTACTCAGGATCCGGTCGGAAAGGAAGGGCTGACACGTCTCTTGGCTGCGTCTCTTGATGAAGGCGCCGGCGAGCTCAGTTCGGAAGAGTTCCAGGGAAGAATGGAAGAGCTTGCCGTCAGCATCGGTTTCAACACCGGGCGGGACCGTTTCTACGGTAGCCTCAGAACACTCAGCCCGACGCTTACCGAGGCGTCGGATCTGCTTGCGCTTGCGGTCAACGAACCACGTTTCGACGAAGCGCCTGTCGATCGCATGAAGACTCAGCTCAAAACCCAGATCAAGCGGAACGAAAGCGACCCCAACGCAATCGCCGGCCGTTCGCTCGCAGGCGCCATGTTTGGGAATCACCTTTACGCAAGGCCAACCTTGGGGACCGCCAAAACGCTTGCGGCCCTTGAGAAGTCCGACCTACAGATGCAGCACGGCAAGCTTCTGTCGAAACAGGGCCTGACCATAGGTGTCGTCGGGGCGATAAACGCTGAGACGCTTGCCCCAATCCTCGACAAGGTGTTTGCTGGCCTTCCCGAGCAAACCGACCTCACGGCAGTATCGGACCTGGAACTGCTCTCCGGAGAGACCATCCACCGGGAACTTTCCGTACCGCAAACGACCATTCTTCTGGCCGTGCCCGGCCTCATGCGCGATGATCCGGATTACCAGGCCGCTTATGTCATGAACCACATTCTCGGCGGTGGTACATTTACCTCCTGGATGTATCAGGAGGTGCGCGAAAAACGCGGGCTCTCCTACGGCGCAAGTACCTCGCTTTCGCCCTATCGACACACGGGCTTGCTGATCGGCTCGGCGGCGACGAAGACCGAGCGCGCGAAGGAGACGGTCGGCGTGATGCTTGAGCAGCTTGAGCGCATGGCAACGACAGGTCCTTCCAATGCCGAACTGGATGCGGCCAAGCGCTTCATCACAGGATCTTATGCCCTGCGCTTTGACAGTTCCGGCAAGATTGCGCGTCAGCTGGTAGCCCTGCAAAATGCGGGCCTAGGGATTGACTACTTCGACCGCCGCAACAGCGAGATCGACGCTGTTACGCTGGAAGACGTGCAACGCGTTGCCAAAAGGCTGCTGGCGGAAAACAAGCCGACAATCATCACCGTCGGTCAGGAGCAAGGCTAA
- a CDS encoding EAL domain-containing protein, with product MAIIAASSATVLIFQFGRPFGEAVSLSLALMCTMILIHLLIGRVHDRGAVSEAVDRLEDKMADLDEDVGNLEGRLTGMEHTMPRRTRAEIDPLFAEVEVLGTLVKQMAEAMSDLETRVEDQQALAPPSHAGALPHYAQPNQAQSLAERPEALRPPHQMAQAGAAPLSAMPVEVNEPRQEAMASQGFRQAAEAPVNPFLNQPASQPLQESTGRGDMAEWDRRYGVTPPRPAVNQPPIPDTPPPQRHDEFRQAPLSVDEFPLDDEGLVQPEPPAPERQQPNLAMRDLITSALNANRVELHLQPIVTLPQRQVKYYEGFTRLRDAEGNAVEAAAFLPEAVLSGQIARIDNLLLFRSIQVIKRLTSRNRNAMLFCNISSVSLVDETFFPGFLEFVKSNQSYSDVLIFEFSQSDVASMGAMELESLNALYEVGFRFSIDRISDMKMDFNSLAGRGFKFGKLHADYLIGRREANHGHIHPSDFGDLLNRYGMELITDHVETESQVLELLDYDVKLAQGNLFSPPRPVRAEVLQGAPAPGARKTAAG from the coding sequence ATGGCGATCATCGCAGCATCGTCGGCAACCGTGCTGATTTTTCAGTTCGGACGCCCGTTCGGTGAAGCGGTTTCGCTTTCGCTGGCGCTGATGTGCACCATGATCCTCATTCATCTGCTGATTGGCCGTGTGCACGATCGTGGGGCGGTCAGTGAGGCGGTCGATCGCCTGGAAGACAAGATGGCTGACCTCGATGAAGATGTCGGCAATCTTGAAGGTCGGCTGACGGGGATGGAACACACCATGCCCCGCCGCACGCGTGCTGAAATTGACCCGCTGTTTGCCGAAGTCGAAGTCTTGGGCACCTTGGTCAAGCAAATGGCGGAAGCCATGTCGGATCTGGAAACCAGGGTCGAAGATCAACAAGCACTGGCACCGCCGTCGCATGCGGGCGCACTGCCGCATTATGCGCAGCCAAACCAGGCACAGTCACTCGCTGAAAGACCGGAAGCCTTGCGTCCACCTCATCAAATGGCGCAGGCAGGTGCAGCGCCATTGAGCGCGATGCCGGTCGAGGTGAACGAACCGCGCCAGGAAGCAATGGCGTCTCAAGGGTTCCGGCAGGCAGCGGAGGCGCCCGTCAATCCGTTCTTAAACCAGCCTGCAAGTCAGCCGCTTCAGGAGAGCACCGGCCGGGGTGACATGGCCGAGTGGGACCGCAGATATGGCGTTACACCGCCCCGGCCCGCCGTCAACCAGCCGCCGATACCTGATACGCCGCCACCTCAGCGGCACGATGAATTTCGTCAAGCGCCCTTGTCCGTAGACGAGTTTCCACTCGATGATGAGGGGCTTGTGCAGCCGGAGCCGCCAGCGCCGGAACGTCAGCAGCCGAACCTTGCGATGCGGGACCTGATTACGTCAGCCTTGAATGCAAACAGGGTTGAGCTGCACCTGCAGCCGATTGTCACGCTTCCCCAAAGACAGGTAAAATACTACGAGGGATTCACGCGCCTGCGCGACGCCGAGGGCAACGCTGTCGAGGCGGCAGCGTTTTTACCTGAAGCGGTTCTGTCCGGGCAAATCGCCCGTATCGACAATCTGCTGTTGTTCCGTTCCATTCAGGTGATAAAGCGGCTTACGTCCCGGAACCGCAACGCAATGCTTTTCTGCAATATCTCGTCGGTTTCGCTTGTCGATGAGACGTTCTTCCCCGGGTTCCTTGAATTCGTGAAATCCAACCAGTCCTATTCCGATGTTCTGATATTCGAGTTCTCGCAAAGCGATGTGGCCAGCATGGGCGCGATGGAACTCGAAAGCCTGAATGCGCTCTACGAAGTCGGCTTCCGTTTCTCGATTGACCGCATCTCAGACATGAAGATGGATTTCAATTCGCTTGCAGGCCGGGGCTTCAAGTTCGGAAAGTTGCACGCCGACTATCTCATCGGACGCCGCGAAGCGAACCATGGGCACATCCACCCGTCCGATTTCGGTGATTTGCTTAACCGCTACGGCATGGAACTGATCACCGATCACGTCGAAACGGAATCGCAGGTTCTGGAACTCCTCGATTATGATGTGAAGTTGGCACAGGGCAATCTGTTTTCGCCACCGCGTCCCGTGAGAGCCGAGGTCCTGCAGGGAGCCCCGGCTCCAGGTGCCAGAAAAACCGCGGCAGGATAA
- a CDS encoding benzoate/H(+) symporter BenE family transporter, with the protein MIAGLKLSHLVSGFIAVLVGYTGSVAIIFQAIDTLGATQAQANSWMLVLGLGTGLSGLFLSLRYQMPILTAWSTPGAALLVIGAEGLPMSEAIGAFLFCGALLTLTGVTGWFEKVSRLIPDAIASAVLAGVLFRFGLGVFSSMEEDFLLVAVMCITYLAGRRWFARYAILSVLLSGSLFCWITGAFQTEVSFSFSAAQPVFVMPEFSLIALISVGLPLYVVTMTSQNMPGVIALKSAGYKPPVSASLTVTGLASLLLAPFGGFAFNFAAITAAICAGPEADEDPKTRYKAAVIAGIFYCGFGMLGAAVISLFLLAPKALVITVAGLALLSTIGASLNAALLRSDDREAALVTFMTTVSAVSFFGIGAPVWALLFGTATSFALSRSRTLHLTRTS; encoded by the coding sequence ATGATTGCAGGTCTGAAACTTTCACACCTTGTCTCCGGTTTCATCGCGGTTCTGGTCGGATATACGGGCAGCGTCGCAATCATTTTTCAGGCCATAGACACGCTTGGAGCGACACAGGCGCAAGCCAATAGCTGGATGCTGGTCCTGGGACTTGGAACGGGTCTGAGCGGCTTGTTCTTGTCGCTTCGCTACCAGATGCCGATCCTGACGGCGTGGTCGACGCCGGGGGCGGCGTTGCTTGTCATTGGTGCCGAAGGTCTCCCAATGAGCGAAGCCATTGGTGCATTCCTGTTTTGTGGTGCCCTGCTCACACTGACAGGCGTGACAGGCTGGTTTGAAAAGGTCTCGCGCCTTATTCCCGATGCGATCGCCAGCGCAGTGCTGGCAGGCGTCCTGTTTCGTTTTGGATTGGGCGTCTTTTCGTCGATGGAGGAGGACTTTCTGCTCGTCGCGGTCATGTGCATCACCTACCTTGCCGGAAGACGATGGTTTGCGCGGTATGCCATCCTGTCGGTGCTTCTTTCAGGAAGTCTCTTTTGCTGGATCACGGGCGCTTTCCAAACAGAAGTGTCTTTTTCGTTTTCAGCCGCACAGCCTGTTTTCGTCATGCCGGAATTTTCACTGATCGCACTCATCAGTGTCGGTCTTCCGCTTTACGTCGTCACGATGACTTCGCAAAACATGCCGGGCGTGATTGCCTTGAAATCCGCCGGTTACAAGCCACCGGTCTCCGCCAGTCTGACCGTTACGGGTCTCGCGTCGCTCCTGCTTGCGCCATTTGGCGGCTTTGCCTTCAATTTCGCTGCAATTACGGCCGCGATTTGTGCAGGGCCGGAAGCGGACGAAGATCCTAAGACGCGGTACAAGGCGGCGGTCATTGCCGGCATTTTCTACTGCGGTTTCGGCATGCTGGGCGCTGCGGTCATCAGTCTGTTTCTGCTCGCGCCGAAAGCACTGGTGATCACCGTCGCCGGTCTCGCCCTCCTGAGCACGATCGGCGCAAGTCTCAACGCGGCATTGCTGAGGTCTGACGATCGCGAAGCAGCTCTGGTGACTTTCATGACCACGGTTTCAGCCGTTTCTTTTTTCGGCATCGGCGCACCCGTCTGGGCCCTGCTGTTCGGAACAGCAACCAGTTTTGCCTTGTCCAGGTCCAGAACACTTCATCTAACGCGAACATCCTGA
- a CDS encoding sigma-54 dependent transcriptional regulator: MGSNEGKELPVIVRVLDASASEAARTSAVCAKLSSSCADPILYTDSASCLQDLADKSTDILIIDLETIGGDEALEAYAVRCPKAVIIAVSAKGSVSRAVSAMRAGAHDFLTKPFSLDALATKISFQLKQRRPVLPSAVVDFPAPHQPGAPAERPERPTFSEASPIDQTGLNRLVGVSLQMREIHDQIARMAPSQAPVFITGESGTGKELCANAIHDLSDRQPNRFVTLNCAAIPRDLIESEIFGYMRGAFTGATENRPGAAEQADGGTLFLDEIGEMDLLLQSKLLRFLQTGTFQRLGDTQSRKVDARIICATNRNPVAEISAGRFREDLYYRLHVLPVHLPALRERRDDILPLAEAFLTRYSGEERRGFKGFDADAETRILSYSWPGNVRQLENTIRQIVVMNDGAAVTFDMLPMVIRDQSGRPNAVIDLSRERSRTSAPSRPFGAIEPLWAQERRIIEDALDAFDGNIAMAAAALEISPSTIYRKRQSWTARSL, from the coding sequence ATGGGGAGTAATGAGGGCAAAGAGTTGCCTGTGATTGTCCGTGTTCTCGACGCATCGGCTTCAGAAGCCGCCCGCACTTCTGCCGTTTGCGCCAAGTTATCCTCATCTTGTGCCGATCCGATCCTCTACACAGATTCCGCATCCTGTCTTCAGGACCTGGCGGATAAGTCGACAGATATTCTTATTATCGATCTGGAGACAATTGGAGGCGACGAAGCGCTGGAAGCCTATGCAGTACGCTGCCCCAAAGCCGTTATCATCGCCGTTTCTGCCAAGGGATCGGTTTCGCGCGCGGTCAGCGCAATGCGGGCAGGCGCACATGATTTCCTGACTAAACCGTTTTCACTGGATGCGCTTGCAACGAAAATCTCGTTTCAGCTCAAACAGCGCCGACCGGTGCTGCCTTCAGCTGTTGTGGACTTCCCGGCACCCCATCAGCCCGGGGCCCCAGCAGAGCGACCTGAACGCCCGACATTTTCCGAAGCATCGCCAATTGATCAGACAGGACTGAACAGACTGGTTGGCGTTTCCCTCCAAATGCGCGAGATCCATGACCAGATTGCCCGTATGGCACCGTCGCAGGCTCCTGTTTTCATTACAGGTGAATCCGGCACAGGCAAGGAACTGTGTGCGAACGCTATACATGACCTGTCCGATCGTCAGCCCAACCGGTTTGTCACGCTGAATTGCGCGGCAATTCCGCGAGATCTCATCGAAAGCGAGATTTTCGGCTATATGCGTGGAGCCTTCACCGGTGCCACCGAAAATCGGCCAGGCGCTGCCGAGCAGGCCGACGGGGGCACCCTGTTCCTGGATGAAATCGGCGAAATGGACCTGTTGCTTCAAAGCAAGTTGCTCCGGTTCCTGCAGACAGGCACTTTTCAAAGGCTGGGCGACACGCAGTCCCGCAAGGTGGACGCGCGCATCATATGCGCGACCAACCGGAACCCGGTCGCCGAAATTTCTGCCGGGCGCTTTCGCGAAGATCTCTACTACCGCCTGCACGTCCTGCCGGTCCACCTGCCGGCGCTCCGGGAACGGCGCGATGACATTCTACCGCTCGCGGAGGCATTTCTCACCCGGTATTCCGGGGAAGAGCGGCGGGGTTTCAAAGGCTTCGACGCTGATGCCGAAACCCGCATCCTGTCCTATTCGTGGCCCGGCAATGTCCGGCAGCTTGAAAACACGATCCGACAGATCGTGGTCATGAACGACGGCGCAGCTGTCACCTTCGACATGCTGCCGATGGTTATCCGTGATCAGAGTGGCCGCCCGAACGCCGTTATCGATCTGTCCCGGGAACGCTCGCGTACCAGCGCACCCAGCCGGCCATTCGGCGCAATCGAACCACTTTGGGCCCAGGAGCGCCGGATTATCGAAGATGCGCTGGATGCCTTTGACGGGAATATTGCCATGGCTGCGGCCGCACTGGAGATAAGTCCCTCGACAATCTACCGGAAACGTCAGTCCTGGACAGCGCGAAGCCTTTAA